A section of the Candidatus Zixiibacteriota bacterium genome encodes:
- the metK gene encoding methionine adenosyltransferase, producing the protein MSSGDFLFTSESVTEGHPDKLSDQISDAVLDEVLRKDPRGRVACETFVTVGLVIVGGEITTESYVDINRLVRGVIREVGYDQRAYGFTFDTCAILNSIGSQSLDIAQGVDTGGAGDQGLMAGYACRETPELMPMPIMLAHKIARRLADVRKSRILPYLGPDGKSQVTVEYIDGQPARVDTVVVSTQHSEEILDDSGKQITQRSRDEIIEQVVSPVVPKGMLDDRTKYHVNPTGKFVIGGPQSDTGMTGRKIIVDTYGGMASHGGGAFSGKDPTKVDRSASYMARYIAKNVVASGLAAKCTIQLAYAIGVAEPVSLMVFCDGTHNVTEKRIAELIRKHFDMTPRGIINLLDLTRPIYKKTAAYGHFGRTEPEFTWERTDKADLLAKDA; encoded by the coding sequence ATGTCTTCAGGCGACTTTCTTTTCACCTCGGAATCGGTAACCGAGGGGCATCCGGACAAGCTGTCGGACCAGATATCGGACGCCGTCCTTGACGAAGTCCTCCGCAAGGATCCGCGCGGCCGAGTGGCCTGTGAGACGTTTGTGACGGTAGGGCTGGTGATTGTCGGGGGAGAGATCACGACGGAGTCGTATGTCGACATCAACAGGCTCGTGCGCGGCGTGATCCGGGAGGTGGGTTATGACCAGCGCGCGTACGGGTTCACGTTCGATACGTGCGCGATCCTGAATTCGATCGGTTCGCAGTCGCTGGATATCGCGCAGGGTGTGGATACGGGCGGCGCGGGGGACCAGGGATTGATGGCCGGTTACGCGTGCCGGGAGACGCCGGAACTGATGCCGATGCCGATCATGCTGGCCCACAAGATCGCGCGGCGACTGGCCGACGTGCGCAAGAGCCGGATCCTGCCGTATCTCGGTCCGGACGGCAAATCGCAGGTGACGGTCGAGTATATCGACGGTCAGCCGGCGCGTGTGGACACGGTGGTCGTTTCGACCCAGCACAGCGAGGAGATACTGGACGATAGCGGCAAGCAGATCACGCAGCGGTCGCGCGACGAGATTATCGAGCAGGTCGTATCGCCGGTCGTCCCGAAGGGAATGCTCGACGACAGGACGAAGTACCATGTCAATCCGACGGGCAAGTTCGTGATCGGGGGGCCGCAGTCCGACACGGGCATGACCGGCCGGAAGATTATCGTCGACACGTACGGCGGGATGGCATCGCACGGCGGCGGCGCATTTTCCGGCAAGGACCCGACCAAGGTCGACCGCTCGGCATCGTACATGGCGCGTTATATCGCCAAAAACGTGGTGGCATCGGGCCTGGCGGCGAAGTGCACGATCCAACTGGCATATGCGATCGGTGTGGCCGAGCCGGTGTCGCTGATGGTGTTTTGCGATGGAACTCACAACGTGACCGAGAAGCGAATCGCCGAGCTGATCCGCAAGCATTTCGACATGACGCCCCGGGGGATAATCAACTTACTGGATCTGACGCGGCCGATTTACAAAAAGACTGCCGCGTACGGACATTTCGGACGCACGGAGCCGGAATTCACGTGGGAACGGACCGACAAGGCAGACCTGTTAGCAAAGGATGCATAG